From Ipomoea triloba cultivar NCNSP0323 chromosome 5, ASM357664v1, the proteins below share one genomic window:
- the LOC116020277 gene encoding isocitrate dehydrogenase [NADP]-like: MGMDKVYKLEKAMYGLKQVLRVWYNTLSCFLINCGFTKGQVDKTLFWINDGDHILLVQIYVDDIIFGNTNPSLSEKFSKLMQPVIWQSIKDKLILPFLELDIKYFDLGLPHRDATDDKVTVESAEATLKYNVAIKCATITPDEARVKEFDLKHMWKSPNGTIRNILHMWKSPNGTIRNILNGTVFREPILCKNIPHLVPSWNKPICIGRHAFGDQYRATDTVIQGAGKLKLVFGKSLS; this comes from the exons ATGGGTATGGATAAAGTTTACAAGTTGGAAAAGGCCATGTATGGATTGAAACAAGTGCTAAGAGTTTGGTATAACACCCTCTCGTGTTTTCTAATCAACTGTGGATTCACGAAAGGTCAAGTTGACAAAACCCTATTCTGGATCAATGATGGAGATCATATTCTATTGGTGCAAATATACGTTGATGATATTATCTTTGGAAACACTAATCCATCCCTAAGTGAAAAATTCTCCAAGCTCATGCAG CCCGTGATTTGGCAATCAATCAAGGATAAG CTCATTCTGCCTTTTCTGGAGTTGGATATAAAGTACTTTGACCTTGGCCTCCCTCACCGTGATGCCACAGATGATAAGGTTACAGTTGAAAGTGCAGAGGCTACCTTGAA GTATAATGTAGCAATTAAGTGTGCAACAATAACTCCAG ATGAAGCTCGTGTGAAGGAGTTTGACCTGAAGCATATGTGGAAGAGTCCAAATGGGACAATTAGGAACATTTTGCATATGTGGAAGAGTCCAAATGGGACAATTAGGAAcattttgaatg GCACTGTATTCAGAGAGCCAATTCTTTGCAAGAACATTCCCCACCTTGTCCCAA GTTGGAACAAACCAATATGCATTGGAAGACATGCATTTGGTGATCAGTACCGAGCAACTGATACAGTTATTCAAGGAGCTGGAAAACTCAAACTGGTTTTTGGTAAAAGCCTTTcttag
- the LOC116021293 gene encoding uncharacterized protein LOC116021293 has protein sequence MPALNWFDKFLFSASRACCTPLAIFVQIQGYVICLVLALGWACAAYVRNREIKRMKHRMKCGNCFAFLCEDINELEHSNQVNLPRVTIVMPLKGFGEHNLHNWRSQITSLYGGPLEFLFVVESEKDPAYSAVKQLLDDYQDEVDAKIVVAGLSTTCSQKIHNQLVGVQTMHKDTKYVLFLDDDVRLHPGSIGALTAEMEKNPEIFIQTGYPLDLPSGSLGSYCIYEYHMPCSMGFATGGKTFFLWGGCMMMHADDFREDRHGVVSQLQDGGYSDDMTLAAIAGAHKRLITSPPVAVFPHPLATDLTFPRYWNYLRKQTFVLESYATNVNWIMNRALFTSHCYLSWGFVAPFVMAGFHVAAAVRQYLKGYSPEEIVISGRGLLLAGCLAICTIIELLSMWNLTRIEVQLCNLLSPEATPLSLASYNWFLVFIALVVDNFLYPVSAFRSHCSQSINWSGIRYHLKDGKIRKIERRKDIVPKFSDLGGKKLRWKGEKGSFFRFLQKRGPLAPAKEI, from the exons GGATATGTAATTTGCTTAGTCCTTGCCCTTGGATGGGCTTGTGCTGCTTATGTAAG GAATAGAGAGATTAAAAGGATGAAGCATAGGATGAAATGTGGCAACTGCTTTGCATTTCTCTGTGAGGATATTAATGAGCTTGAGCATTCTAATCAGGTCAACTTGCCAAGAGTGACTATTGTTATGCCTTTAAAAGGTTTTGGAGAACATAACCTACACAACTGGAGAAGTCAG ATCACATCTCTTTATGGTGGTCCATTGGAGTTTCTTTTTGTTGTAGAAAGTGAAAAAGACCCAGCTTATAGTGCTGTAAAGCAATTACTGGATGATTATCAG GATGAAGTTGATGCGAAGATTGTTGTTGCGGGTCTGTCAACAACTTGTAGCCAGAAGATTCACAATCAGTTG GTGGGAGTGCAGACAATGCATAAAGACACCAAGTATGTATTGTTCCTTGATGATGATGTAAGGTTGCATCCTGGTTCTATTGGAGCACTCACTGCTGAGATGGAAAAGAATCCTGAG ATCTTCATTCAGACGGGATACCCTCTTGATTTGCCTTCTGGAAGTCTGGGAAGCTACTGCATTTATGAATATCACATG CCATGTTCAATGGGATTTGCTACTGGTGGAAAAACATTCTTCTTGTGGGGGGGATGCATGATG ATGCATGCAGATGATTTTAGAGAAGACCGCCATGGTGTTGTTTCACAACTTCAAGATGGGGGCTACTCAGATGATATGACACTTGCAGCTATAGCTG GGGCACATAAAAGGCTTATCACATCGCCCCCTGTCGCAGTATTTCCTCATCCTCTAGCAACTGATCTTACCTTTCCAAG ATACTGGAATTATTTAAGAAAGCAGACATTTGTTTTGGAGTCATACGCAACAAATGTTAACTGGATTATGAACCGTGCATTATTTACTTCCCACTGCTATCTGTCATGGGGATTTGTAGCTCCATTTGTCATGGCTGGATTTCATGTTGCTGCAGCAGTAAGACAATATTTGAAAGGCTATTCTCCTGAGGAAATTGTCATCTCAGGCAGGG GGTTGTTACTTGCTGGCTGCCTTGCCATATGCACAATAATTGAACTCCTTTCCATGTGGAACTTAACAAGAATAGAGGTTCAATTGTGCAATCTACTGTCTCCTGAGGCTACTCCACTATCATTGGCTTCTTATAACTGGTTTCTG GTATTTATTGCGCTGGTGGTAGACAATTTCTTATACCCTGTCTCTGCATTCCGTTCACATTGTTCTCAGTCCATCAATTGGTCTGGGATTCGGTATCATTTAAAGGATGGAAAGATAAGAaag ATTGAAAGACGCAAGGATATTGTTCCCAAGTTTTCAGATTTGGGGGGCAAGAAGTTGCGATGGAAAGGAGAGAAGGGTTCATTTTTTCGCTTCCTCCAGAAGCGCGGCCCTTTAGCACCCGCCAAAGAAATATGA